A region of Methanobacterium spitsbergense DNA encodes the following proteins:
- a CDS encoding type 1 glutamine amidotransferase family protein, translating into MKVYIYILNTLADWEISYLTAELNSGRYLDKTKPSVELIKIGNTTEPIKTMGGIIITPDESIDNIRFKEDDLLILPGADTWMEEENKKIIDIVSGIINEKVIIAAICGATVALANKGILNNRKHASNDIEFLKMFCPEYTGENFYLNQPAVTDDNLITASGITPLEFSYEVLKRINVMKAETLEAWYQLYKTNESKYFYTLMESLKEA; encoded by the coding sequence ATGAAAGTATACATATACATATTAAACACCTTAGCAGATTGGGAAATCAGTTATTTGACAGCAGAACTAAACAGTGGCAGATATTTGGATAAAACAAAACCTTCAGTTGAACTTATAAAAATTGGGAACACTACCGAACCTATAAAAACAATGGGCGGTATTATAATTACTCCAGATGAGAGTATTGATAATATTCGGTTTAAGGAAGATGATTTACTTATTTTACCTGGAGCAGATACATGGATGGAAGAGGAAAATAAAAAAATAATAGATATTGTTTCCGGTATTATAAATGAAAAAGTAATTATTGCAGCAATTTGCGGAGCTACAGTCGCCCTGGCAAATAAAGGAATATTAAACAATAGAAAACATGCCAGTAATGATATAGAATTTTTAAAAATGTTTTGTCCTGAATACACCGGAGAAAATTTCTATTTAAATCAACCAGCAGTTACAGACGACAATTTAATAACAGCCAGCGGTATTACCCCATTAGAGTTTTCATATGAAGTATTAAAAAGAATAAATGTAATGAAAGCTGAAACACTGGAAGCATGGTATCAGTTGTATAAAACTAATGAATCAAAGTATTTTTATACCCTAATGGAATCCCTTAAAGAAGCATAG